A genomic window from Bacteroidota bacterium includes:
- the pyrH gene encoding UMP kinase: protein MGSLRYRRILLKLSGEALMGQQGYGIDPEMLRRFAHEIYEVHALGCQVAVVIGGGNIFRGSQAQALGMDRVQGDYMGMLATVINAMALQDALEKLGVHTRLQSAIKMEQIAEPFIRRRAIRHLEKGRVVLFGAGTGNPYFTTDTAASLRAMEIRAEVILKGTRVDGIYDADPERNPAAVRFERISGADVIRLGLEVMDLTAFTLCRENNIPIIVFNMHVPGNLRRIVQGDSVGSLVYWGEPTPVL from the coding sequence ATGGGCTCGTTGCGGTACCGCCGGATCCTGCTTAAGCTCAGTGGTGAGGCCCTCATGGGCCAGCAAGGATACGGCATCGATCCGGAGATGCTGAGGCGCTTCGCACACGAAATCTACGAAGTGCACGCCTTGGGTTGTCAGGTGGCCGTCGTCATCGGAGGAGGCAACATCTTCCGGGGAAGCCAGGCTCAAGCCCTCGGCATGGATCGCGTGCAAGGGGATTACATGGGCATGCTGGCCACGGTGATCAACGCCATGGCCCTGCAAGATGCGCTGGAAAAGCTAGGCGTGCACACGCGCCTGCAGTCGGCTATCAAGATGGAGCAGATCGCCGAGCCCTTCATCCGCCGGCGCGCCATCCGACACCTGGAAAAGGGTCGGGTAGTGCTCTTCGGCGCCGGCACAGGCAATCCATATTTCACAACGGATACGGCCGCAAGCCTGCGCGCTATGGAGATCCGAGCTGAGGTGATCCTCAAGGGGACCCGGGTGGACGGGATTTACGATGCCGATCCGGAGCGGAATCCGGCAGCTGTGCGCTTTGAGCGGATCTCCGGCGCGGATGTGATCCGGTTGGGCTTGGAGGTGATGGACCTGACGGCTTTCACCTTGTGCCGGGAAAACAATATTCCGATCATCGTCTTTAATATGCATGTACCCGGCAACCTGCGTCGCATTGTGCAGGGTGATTCCGTAGGTTCGCTCGTCTACTGGGGCGAGCCGACCCCGGTACTGTAA
- the frr gene encoding ribosome recycling factor, with translation MLPLPENASAVLRNAEEHMKKTLQHLQHELLHIRAGKATPELLDGIRVEYYGTSMAIQQLASISTPDARLIVVQPWDKGAITAIERAIQSSGLGLNPSNDGNVIRIPIPPLTEERRRELVKRVKRIGEDAKVAVRNIRREAIEEVRALQKEAHLPEDLRYAAEEEIQKLTNRYIERIDQLLAAKEKEILEV, from the coding sequence ATGCTGCCGCTTCCGGAAAACGCCTCGGCGGTGCTGCGGAACGCCGAAGAGCACATGAAGAAGACCTTGCAACACCTGCAGCATGAGTTGCTGCATATCCGAGCCGGTAAGGCCACACCAGAGCTGTTAGACGGCATCAGGGTCGAGTACTACGGCACCTCCATGGCGATCCAGCAGCTGGCCAGTATCTCTACCCCCGATGCGCGGCTGATCGTGGTGCAGCCTTGGGACAAAGGTGCCATCACGGCCATCGAACGGGCCATCCAGAGCTCCGGCCTGGGGCTGAATCCCTCTAATGACGGCAATGTGATCCGCATTCCCATCCCGCCGTTGACGGAAGAACGGCGTCGTGAGCTCGTTAAGCGGGTCAAGCGCATCGGCGAAGATGCCAAGGTGGCCGTGCGCAATATTCGGCGCGAGGCCATCGAGGAGGTGCGCGCACTGCAGAAAGAGGCCCATCTGCCCGAAGATCTGCGGTATGCGGCCGAAGAGGAGATCCAGAAGCTCACCAACCGCTACATCGAACGCATCGATCAGCTGTTAGCAGCTAAGGAAAAGGAGATCCTGGAAGTCTAA
- the dnaE gene encoding DNA polymerase III subunit alpha, with amino-acid sequence MAEFVHLHLHTQYSLLDGASRIEDLMLRAAELGMRAVAITDHGNLFGIPEFVAAAKARGIRPILGCEFYLGQKSRFDKTDKIRYHQVLWAKNAQGYRNLVRLATLAYLEGYYYKPRIDKELLRECREGLVASTCCLQGEIPQTILRHGEEEARKVFEWWLNLFGEDFYVELQRHGIPEQERVNEVLLRWARDYGVPVIATNDVHYIRPEDHDAQDVLLALQTGKDLHDPNRLRFEQREFYFKSPEEMARLFQDVPEALENTLRLAESCTFELRFGDVLLPYYELPPGFRSMDAYLEHLAFEGARRRYGEITPEIAERLRYELKVISQMGYAGYFLIVQDLTNEARRRGVWVGPGRGSAAGSLVAYVIGITNVDPLRYDLLFERFLNPERVSMPDIDIDFDDRGRQLVIDYVVEKYGRNSVCQIITFGTMGARGAIRDVGRVLGLSPKQVDAIAKLVPEGPKVSLRQALQEVPELAQMANGPDPTLRKLFQFAQVLEGSPRHTGVHAAGVIIAPGDLMEYVPLYRAEGGVVTTQFEGAWVEQFGLLKMDFLGLDTLTILKNAVAMIRENHGVAIDLDRIPLDDPKTYALFQRGETIAVFQFESEGMRRYLRELKPTCIDDLIAMNALYRPGPMDYIPVYIRRKHGLEPVEYLHPMLEPILRPTYGIAVYQEQIMRIAQVMAGYSLGQADLLRRAMGKKKPEEMAQHRDLFVRGAMERGVDRETALRVFEMMEKFAGYGFNKSHAAAYAILAYQTAYLKAHYPAEFMAAALTAEIGKADRIAFLLEECRRMGLEILPPSVNTSRAHFSVQRGAIRFGLAAIKGVGESAVEAILEARSRGGPFRTLFEFCRRVDLRSVNRRCLEALIVAGAMDELEGTRAQKLEAVEAAIRYAQRVQEAQLVGQNSLFEAPNGESGLMPPEPPLPALLRDWSIMERLRRERELLGFYLSGHPLHRYQDEARALATAFFGQPDGIQDGQKVRVVGIVVEVQRRTDRRGNPMAFVTLEDLTGSGEVICFAEAFHKYQAYLELDQVLVVLGIADTQTGALKIRVLEIWPIALARDTLIEGVVLHLGLDQLAEPLVEDLYAVCQRYPGQRRLEFLLHCPERSRPQRLRARRVLIDPVPELVAELRQLLPSESIQLLVRTNGL; translated from the coding sequence ATGGCAGAATTTGTACACCTGCACTTGCATACGCAGTACAGCCTACTCGATGGCGCCTCTCGGATCGAAGACCTTATGCTTCGGGCCGCGGAACTGGGCATGCGGGCCGTAGCCATCACGGATCACGGCAACCTATTCGGCATCCCGGAGTTCGTCGCTGCGGCCAAGGCCCGTGGCATCCGCCCCATACTGGGCTGCGAGTTTTATTTGGGACAAAAAAGCCGCTTCGATAAGACCGATAAAATCCGCTATCATCAAGTGCTGTGGGCCAAAAACGCGCAGGGCTACCGCAACCTGGTGCGTCTGGCTACGCTGGCGTATCTAGAGGGGTACTACTACAAGCCCCGCATCGATAAAGAGCTGCTGCGCGAGTGCCGGGAGGGCCTGGTGGCGAGCACCTGCTGCCTGCAAGGCGAGATCCCCCAAACGATCCTGCGCCACGGAGAAGAGGAGGCCCGGAAGGTTTTTGAATGGTGGCTGAATCTTTTCGGAGAGGATTTTTACGTCGAGCTGCAACGGCACGGGATTCCGGAGCAGGAGCGGGTAAACGAGGTGCTTCTGCGCTGGGCGCGCGATTACGGGGTGCCCGTGATCGCCACCAACGACGTACACTACATCCGGCCCGAAGATCACGACGCGCAAGACGTGCTTCTGGCGCTGCAGACGGGCAAGGATCTGCACGATCCCAATCGGCTGCGTTTCGAACAGCGCGAATTCTATTTCAAAAGCCCGGAGGAGATGGCCAGGCTATTCCAGGACGTACCGGAGGCGCTGGAAAACACGCTGCGCCTGGCCGAGTCCTGCACCTTCGAGCTCCGCTTCGGGGATGTGCTGCTGCCGTATTACGAGCTTCCTCCGGGGTTTCGGAGCATGGACGCGTATCTGGAGCATTTGGCCTTCGAGGGCGCCCGCCGTCGTTATGGGGAGATTACTCCGGAGATTGCGGAGCGCCTCCGCTATGAACTCAAGGTCATCAGCCAGATGGGCTATGCGGGCTACTTTTTGATCGTGCAGGACCTGACCAACGAAGCCCGCCGCCGAGGCGTTTGGGTGGGGCCTGGACGCGGTTCGGCTGCGGGATCGCTTGTGGCTTATGTCATCGGGATTACGAACGTCGATCCGCTGCGCTACGATCTGCTCTTTGAGCGTTTCCTCAACCCCGAACGCGTCTCGATGCCTGACATCGACATCGATTTCGACGATCGGGGACGGCAGCTGGTCATCGATTACGTGGTGGAAAAGTACGGACGGAATTCAGTCTGTCAAATCATCACCTTTGGCACCATGGGCGCGCGCGGCGCCATACGCGATGTGGGCCGCGTGCTGGGGTTAAGTCCCAAGCAAGTGGATGCGATCGCCAAACTCGTTCCCGAGGGGCCCAAGGTCTCGTTGCGCCAAGCTCTACAAGAGGTCCCTGAACTGGCCCAAATGGCCAACGGGCCGGATCCCACGCTGCGCAAGCTGTTTCAATTCGCTCAGGTGCTGGAGGGCTCTCCGCGTCATACGGGGGTGCACGCAGCGGGCGTGATCATCGCCCCTGGGGATCTCATGGAGTACGTGCCCTTATATCGGGCCGAAGGCGGGGTCGTGACCACCCAGTTTGAGGGAGCCTGGGTCGAACAGTTCGGCCTGCTTAAGATGGATTTTTTGGGGCTGGATACGCTGACGATTCTCAAAAACGCCGTGGCCATGATCCGGGAAAACCACGGCGTTGCGATCGATCTGGATCGCATTCCCCTGGACGATCCCAAGACCTACGCGCTCTTTCAGCGCGGCGAGACGATCGCCGTCTTCCAATTTGAATCCGAGGGCATGCGCCGCTACCTGCGCGAGCTCAAGCCCACCTGCATCGACGATCTCATCGCCATGAACGCGCTCTACCGGCCAGGGCCCATGGATTACATCCCCGTCTACATCCGCCGCAAACACGGCCTGGAGCCGGTTGAGTATCTGCACCCCATGCTAGAGCCCATTTTGCGGCCTACCTACGGGATCGCTGTCTATCAGGAGCAGATCATGCGCATTGCGCAGGTCATGGCCGGCTACAGCTTGGGACAGGCCGATCTGCTTCGGCGCGCGATGGGCAAGAAAAAGCCCGAGGAGATGGCGCAGCATCGGGATCTCTTTGTGCGTGGGGCCATGGAACGGGGCGTAGACCGGGAGACGGCGCTGCGCGTCTTCGAGATGATGGAAAAATTCGCCGGCTACGGCTTCAACAAAAGCCATGCGGCGGCCTATGCCATTTTGGCCTATCAGACCGCGTATCTGAAAGCGCATTATCCCGCGGAGTTTATGGCAGCTGCCCTTACGGCCGAAATCGGAAAAGCCGATCGCATCGCCTTCTTGCTCGAAGAGTGCCGCCGCATGGGCCTGGAGATCCTGCCTCCCTCTGTAAACACAAGCCGGGCGCACTTCTCCGTGCAGCGCGGCGCTATCCGCTTCGGGTTGGCCGCCATCAAGGGGGTAGGGGAGAGCGCGGTGGAGGCGATCCTGGAGGCCCGCTCCCGAGGCGGGCCGTTTCGGACACTGTTTGAATTTTGCCGCCGCGTCGATCTGCGCTCGGTCAACCGGCGTTGCCTGGAGGCCCTCATCGTAGCCGGAGCCATGGACGAACTAGAGGGCACGCGGGCGCAGAAACTAGAGGCGGTGGAGGCCGCCATTCGCTATGCGCAGCGCGTCCAAGAGGCCCAACTGGTCGGCCAAAATAGCCTCTTTGAGGCCCCCAACGGCGAATCTGGTCTGATGCCGCCTGAGCCCCCCTTGCCGGCCCTTCTTCGAGACTGGAGCATCATGGAAAGGCTACGTCGGGAGCGCGAGCTACTGGGGTTTTACCTGTCGGGGCATCCTTTGCATCGCTATCAGGATGAAGCCCGGGCGCTAGCCACGGCTTTCTTCGGACAGCCGGATGGCATCCAGGACGGACAGAAAGTGCGCGTCGTGGGCATCGTTGTCGAAGTCCAGCGTCGCACAGACCGCCGGGGCAACCCCATGGCGTTCGTTACGCTAGAGGATCTGACGGGCTCCGGAGAGGTCATCTGCTTCGCCGAAGCCTTTCATAAATACCAGGCCTATCTAGAACTCGACCAGGTATTGGTCGTCCTCGGTATTGCCGACACCCAGACGGGTGCGCTTAAGATCCGCGTCCTGGAGATCTGGCCGATCGCCTTAGCCCGCGATACCCTCATCGAGGGCGTGGTACTGCATCTTGGGCTTGATCAGCTCGCAGAACCTCTCGTGGAGGACCTATACGCCGTTTGTCAGCGCTACCCCGGTCAGCGTCGGTTGGAGTTTCTGTTGCATTGCCCCGAGCGATCCCGACCGCAGCGGCTGCGTGCCCGGCGCGTGCTTATCGATCCCGTCCCCGAGCTAGTGGCCGAGTTGCGCCAGCTGCTGCCGTCCGAATCCATCCAGCTTCTGGTTCGGACCAACGGCCTGTAG
- the bla gene encoding class A beta-lactamase, which produces MRSRMYPWLVALLWAGPSAWAQGDASLARLEREIARLASIAGGRVGVAAVHIETGRWVALNPQERFPMASTYKVPIAIALLERVDRGELRLDALVPIDTSDVSPGSGTLADLFQHPGVALSVRNHLELMMLISDNTATDVCLRLVGGPEAVTERLRAWGIEGIGVHRPTKRLIADWLGLEDQTAPWSIARFRSAQARLSPEARQAAAARFDADERDTATPVAMAELLRKLFLGHFLSPGSTALLLDIMYRCRTGPNRLLGLLPAGTRVAHKTGTIGGTLNDVGIIALPDGAGHVAIAVFIKSSDRDTATRERAIAEIARAVHDYFLFVRP; this is translated from the coding sequence ATGCGGTCTAGGATGTACCCGTGGCTTGTTGCACTCTTGTGGGCAGGCCCCTCGGCTTGGGCGCAGGGCGATGCGAGCCTGGCGCGTCTGGAGCGCGAAATCGCTCGTCTGGCCTCCATAGCCGGAGGGCGAGTGGGGGTGGCGGCCGTGCACATCGAGACCGGTCGTTGGGTCGCGCTCAACCCGCAGGAGCGCTTCCCGATGGCCAGCACCTACAAGGTCCCCATCGCGATCGCGCTCTTAGAGCGGGTCGATCGCGGAGAGCTGCGGCTTGATGCGCTGGTGCCGATCGACACATCGGACGTAAGCCCCGGATCCGGCACGTTGGCCGATCTGTTTCAGCACCCCGGCGTGGCGCTTTCGGTGCGCAACCACCTAGAGCTCATGATGCTCATCAGCGACAACACGGCCACCGACGTATGCCTGCGCCTAGTCGGCGGCCCCGAGGCCGTAACCGAGCGCCTGCGCGCCTGGGGGATCGAGGGAATCGGCGTGCACCGGCCCACCAAGCGGCTAATCGCCGATTGGCTCGGGCTGGAGGATCAAACCGCGCCTTGGTCTATAGCGCGTTTTCGCAGCGCGCAGGCCCGCCTGAGCCCAGAGGCGCGCCAGGCGGCCGCGGCGCGCTTCGATGCGGACGAACGCGACACGGCCACCCCTGTGGCCATGGCCGAGCTGCTGCGTAAGCTTTTTCTGGGGCACTTCTTAAGCCCGGGCAGCACCGCCTTGTTGTTGGACATCATGTACCGGTGCCGAACGGGTCCGAACCGGCTTCTTGGGCTACTGCCTGCGGGCACGCGCGTGGCGCACAAGACGGGCACCATCGGGGGTACGCTAAATGATGTGGGCATCATCGCCCTGCCCGACGGGGCCGGACACGTGGCCATCGCCGTCTTTATCAAGTCCTCCGACCGGGACACGGCCACGCGCGAGCGGGCCATAGCCGAGATCGCCCGAGCCGTGCACGATTATTTTCTGTTTGTGCGCCCCTAA
- a CDS encoding amino acid permease, protein MGELERALRTGDLTLLVVGLVIGSGIFLVPGVVLQQVGGYAGLALVVWIAGGLLSLLGALTYGELSVRHPQAGGLYAHLRQAFGPLVAFLYGWTLLLAIASGALATLAVAFGEYLAHLVPLGALGQKVAAAGLILCVTAVNVRGVRHGARLQNGTTLFKIASLLGLSLLLLWLSEGSGLREQRAQWWPATWDPAWLSGAGLGLIGVLWAYEGWQYGTFSAGEVRNPRCAFPRAFSVGLLVLIALYSLANLAYLAALGSARMGGSVSVAAEAVSHVWSPAAGRWVALAILVSILGAANGLVLTASRVYYAMARDGLLFAWLGWVHVRYRTPVPALLVSSAWSLLLALLGTFETLLTYVVFSGWLFYGLGALSLFAYRRRDRSKPSEAVYRVPVYPWTPVLFALAALGIVLNTLLARPAQGAVGLLIVATGLPVYGLWRWRARRVAASAEPEASR, encoded by the coding sequence ATGGGAGAGCTGGAGCGCGCCCTGCGCACGGGCGATCTTACCCTGCTTGTGGTGGGCTTGGTCATCGGATCGGGCATTTTTCTGGTCCCCGGTGTGGTCCTGCAGCAGGTCGGAGGATACGCGGGATTGGCGCTCGTTGTGTGGATAGCAGGGGGGCTGCTTTCGCTTTTGGGCGCCCTTACGTACGGTGAGCTCAGCGTTCGGCATCCGCAGGCCGGAGGGCTGTACGCGCACCTGCGCCAAGCTTTCGGGCCCCTTGTGGCTTTTCTGTACGGATGGACGCTGCTACTGGCTATCGCCTCTGGGGCGCTGGCCACGCTTGCGGTGGCCTTTGGGGAGTATCTGGCCCACCTGGTACCGTTGGGTGCGCTCGGGCAGAAGGTGGCGGCCGCCGGGCTCATCCTGTGCGTGACGGCCGTCAACGTGCGCGGGGTACGGCATGGAGCCCGGTTGCAGAACGGCACCACGCTCTTTAAAATCGCCTCCCTACTGGGCCTAAGCCTGCTTCTGTTGTGGCTCTCAGAGGGCTCAGGGCTTAGGGAGCAGCGTGCACAGTGGTGGCCCGCCACCTGGGATCCGGCCTGGCTTAGCGGGGCCGGACTAGGTCTGATTGGTGTCCTATGGGCTTACGAGGGCTGGCAGTATGGAACCTTTAGCGCCGGGGAGGTCCGAAACCCCCGGTGCGCTTTTCCGCGGGCCTTCAGCGTGGGGCTTCTTGTGCTTATCGCGCTCTATAGCCTGGCCAACTTGGCCTATCTTGCCGCCCTGGGCTCGGCGCGCATGGGGGGCTCTGTGAGCGTGGCTGCCGAGGCCGTATCCCACGTATGGAGCCCCGCGGCCGGCCGTTGGGTGGCCCTGGCCATTCTCGTCTCCATTCTGGGCGCGGCCAACGGGCTCGTGCTTACGGCTTCACGCGTCTACTACGCCATGGCTCGAGACGGGTTGCTTTTCGCCTGGCTCGGTTGGGTGCATGTGCGATACCGTACGCCGGTTCCGGCGCTTTTGGTGAGCTCAGCCTGGTCTCTGCTGCTGGCCCTGCTGGGCACTTTCGAGACCCTCTTGACCTATGTTGTCTTTTCGGGCTGGCTCTTCTACGGGCTGGGGGCGCTAAGCCTATTTGCGTATCGACGTCGGGATCGGTCGAAGCCTTCGGAGGCTGTTTATCGGGTGCCGGTATATCCGTGGACGCCCGTGCTTTTCGCGCTAGCCGCATTAGGGATTGTGCTCAATACGCTTTTGGCCCGGCCCGCTCAAGGGGCGGTGGGGCTGTTGATCGTCGCCACAGGCCTGCCCGTATACGGGCTCTGGCGCTGGCGCGCCCGCCGAGTTGCGGCTTCCGCCGAGCCTGAGGCTTCCCGGTGA
- a CDS encoding enoyl-CoA hydratase/isomerase family protein — protein sequence MDHYAAYRRLRFERPEEGILEVILDVPGRLNAADAELHRELAYVWRAIDEDPRVRAVIVRGQGGAFSAGGDYTLIESMMQDYGTLVRVWREARDLVYNVINCSKPIVSAIEGPCVGAGLAVALLADVSIAGRSARMLDGHLRLGVAAGDHAVLIWPLLVGMAKAKYYLLLNEPISGEEAERMGLVSRCVDDDRVYEVALEVARRLAQASPTAVRWTKYALNNWLRLFGPAFDTSLALEFLGFLGPDAREGLNALREKRPPRFEREVPL from the coding sequence ATGGACCACTACGCGGCCTACCGTCGGTTGCGCTTTGAGCGGCCCGAAGAGGGGATTCTGGAGGTGATCTTGGACGTTCCGGGTCGGCTCAACGCCGCGGATGCCGAGCTGCATCGGGAGCTGGCCTACGTTTGGCGCGCGATCGACGAAGACCCCCGTGTTCGGGCCGTGATCGTGCGCGGCCAAGGGGGGGCTTTTTCCGCCGGCGGGGACTATACGCTTATCGAGTCCATGATGCAGGACTACGGCACGCTGGTGCGGGTTTGGAGGGAGGCTCGGGATCTGGTCTACAACGTGATCAACTGCTCAAAGCCTATCGTCTCGGCCATCGAGGGCCCCTGCGTGGGCGCCGGTTTGGCGGTGGCCCTGCTGGCCGATGTTTCGATCGCGGGGCGTTCTGCCCGCATGCTGGACGGACATCTTCGCCTGGGCGTGGCCGCGGGCGATCACGCTGTGCTGATTTGGCCGCTTTTGGTCGGAATGGCCAAGGCCAAGTACTACTTGCTTCTAAACGAGCCCATATCGGGGGAGGAGGCTGAGCGTATGGGCTTGGTATCCCGATGCGTAGACGACGACCGGGTCTACGAGGTGGCGCTTGAAGTGGCGCGGCGCTTGGCCCAAGCCAGCCCCACGGCCGTGCGGTGGACGAAGTACGCCCTTAACAACTGGCTGCGGCTTTTCGGGCCGGCCTTTGACACCTCACTTGCCCTGGAATTTCTGGGCTTCCTGGGCCCGGATGCTCGTGAGGGGCTCAACGCGTTGCGCGAAAAGCGGCCCCCCCGTTTCGAGCGGGAGGTGCCGCTTTAA
- a CDS encoding beta-lactamase family protein gives MLKRVLALLFLLGVAFRVSAQQALPLAQAPAVEGRFAPVIERARDSLLALMRDRAIPGLQVAVAIRGRIVWSEGFGWADLENRVPVWPSTRFRVASVSKALTSAALGLLWEQGRLDLDAEVQRYVPSFPRKRWPITVRQVAGHLAGIRHYRGQEFLSSRRYRSVLEALSVFQDDSLLFEPGTRYSYSSYGWNLLSAVIEGASGEEFLGLMRRRVFEPLGMRYTVAEHTDSLILGRARFYVRDSLGRILNAPYVDNSVKWAGGGFLSTAEDLVRFGSGLLEGRLLRPQTVELLFSSQRTRDGRPTGYGIGWSTGERAGRRTVWHTGGAVGGSAILLLRPETSVVVALIANMQNAGLAGAGFQLAVWFEEALR, from the coding sequence ATGTTGAAGAGGGTTTTGGCGCTGCTGTTTTTGCTTGGGGTCGCCTTTCGGGTGTCGGCGCAGCAGGCGCTGCCGCTGGCGCAAGCGCCGGCCGTCGAGGGCCGGTTTGCGCCCGTAATAGAACGGGCGCGCGATTCGCTCCTTGCGCTTATGCGGGATCGGGCCATACCGGGACTACAGGTGGCCGTGGCCATCCGGGGACGCATCGTGTGGTCGGAGGGCTTTGGCTGGGCGGACCTGGAAAACCGCGTTCCCGTCTGGCCCAGCACGCGCTTTCGGGTGGCCAGCGTATCGAAGGCCCTTACCTCGGCCGCATTGGGGCTACTTTGGGAGCAGGGGCGGCTGGACCTAGACGCTGAGGTGCAGCGCTACGTGCCCTCCTTTCCGCGCAAACGCTGGCCCATTACGGTCCGTCAGGTGGCCGGGCACCTGGCCGGGATCCGGCACTATCGGGGTCAAGAGTTTCTGAGCAGCCGCCGCTACCGCAGCGTCTTGGAGGCGCTTAGCGTCTTTCAGGACGACAGCCTGCTCTTTGAACCCGGCACCCGGTATAGCTATTCCAGCTACGGCTGGAACCTGCTAAGCGCCGTCATCGAGGGTGCCTCAGGCGAGGAGTTCCTGGGCCTCATGCGCCGACGCGTCTTCGAGCCCCTCGGCATGCGCTATACGGTAGCCGAACACACGGACAGCCTCATCCTGGGCCGGGCTCGTTTTTACGTGCGCGACTCCCTGGGCCGAATTCTCAACGCCCCGTATGTGGATAATTCGGTCAAGTGGGCCGGAGGCGGCTTTCTGTCCACAGCCGAGGATCTGGTGCGCTTCGGCTCCGGGCTTCTCGAAGGCCGTCTGCTTCGGCCGCAGACCGTGGAGTTGCTCTTCAGCTCGCAACGCACCCGCGACGGCCGGCCCACGGGTTACGGGATCGGCTGGTCCACCGGGGAACGCGCAGGACGCCGCACGGTCTGGCATACGGGCGGGGCCGTGGGCGGAAGCGCCATTTTGCTGCTGCGGCCCGAAACGAGCGTGGTGGTGGCGCTGATCGCAAACATGCAGAACGCGGGGCTAGCGGGAGCGGGCTTTCAACTCGCCGTCTGGTTTGAGGAGGCCCTCCGTTAA
- a CDS encoding aminotransferase class V-fold PLP-dependent enzyme: MRLETLAVHAGLHPDPTTGAVVPPIYLSTTFERAPDGSFPHGYIYSRLNNPNRVQLEEALAQLEGGSIAAVFSSGMAAIMAVFQALQAGDHVVVPQDVYHGTAKLLRGLFVDWKLAVTFADVWDPDALRAALRPNTRLVWVETPSNPLLRITDIAETVRIAHQIGARVACDNTWATPVLQRPLEFGVDLVVHATTKYIGGHSDVTGGAVIAREADAFFERIRFIQIQGGAVPSPFDCWLLLRGIRTLPYRVRAHSANALAVARFLCAHPRVEAVFYPGLESHPGHEVAKRQMAGGFGGMVAFLVRGSAEEALAVAARTRLFIRATSLGGVESLIEHRASIEGPGTRAPENLLRLSVGIEHPEDLIADLEQALSGV, from the coding sequence ATGCGCTTAGAGACGCTGGCCGTACACGCAGGCCTACATCCAGACCCCACGACAGGGGCGGTGGTTCCACCCATATACTTGTCGACGACCTTTGAACGAGCCCCAGACGGCTCCTTTCCGCATGGGTACATCTACAGCCGCCTGAACAATCCCAATCGGGTTCAGCTTGAGGAGGCCTTAGCCCAGCTTGAGGGCGGCTCAATAGCGGCCGTCTTCTCCTCGGGCATGGCGGCCATTATGGCCGTCTTCCAGGCCCTTCAGGCCGGAGACCACGTCGTCGTGCCCCAAGACGTCTACCACGGCACGGCGAAACTGCTGCGCGGGCTTTTTGTGGACTGGAAGCTAGCGGTTACATTCGCCGACGTCTGGGATCCGGATGCGCTGCGCGCCGCCTTGCGGCCCAATACGCGCCTGGTATGGGTGGAGACCCCTTCAAATCCCTTGCTGCGCATCACGGACATCGCCGAAACGGTGCGCATCGCCCACCAGATTGGAGCCCGCGTCGCATGCGACAACACCTGGGCCACACCCGTGTTGCAGCGTCCGCTGGAATTCGGGGTAGACCTCGTCGTGCACGCCACAACGAAGTACATCGGCGGCCATTCCGACGTAACGGGGGGCGCCGTCATCGCGCGCGAAGCGGATGCGTTTTTTGAACGCATCCGCTTTATCCAAATCCAGGGCGGGGCCGTGCCCTCACCGTTTGATTGCTGGCTGCTGCTGCGGGGCATCCGAACGTTGCCCTATCGCGTGCGCGCGCACTCGGCAAACGCCCTGGCCGTGGCCCGCTTTCTTTGCGCCCACCCGCGGGTGGAGGCCGTCTTCTACCCGGGCCTCGAGAGCCATCCGGGGCATGAGGTCGCCAAACGCCAAATGGCAGGCGGCTTCGGAGGCATGGTCGCTTTTCTGGTGCGCGGCTCAGCCGAGGAGGCCTTGGCCGTGGCGGCGCGCACGCGCCTGTTTATCCGCGCCACTAGCCTGGGCGGGGTAGAGAGCCTAATCGAACATCGCGCTTCAATTGAAGGGCCCGGCACGCGCGCACCGGAAAACCTGCTGCGGCTTTCGGTCGGAATCGAGCATCCTGAGGACCTCATAGCGGACCTGGAGCAGGCGTTATCTGGAGTCTAG